The Drosophila sulfurigaster albostrigata strain 15112-1811.04 chromosome 3, ASM2355843v2, whole genome shotgun sequence genomic sequence GTTGCGCATATTAAAAAGTGCAACTTTAAAGCATTTCGACTTGGTCGCGTATTCGCGAATTCTTAATAACGACAACgagaagaaaaacaagaatatcaatataatttgTGAGTggaaaaaagtattaaattgtGCAGCAAGTTTCGGATATTCAACTGCCAGCAATTCAATGATTAAATTGCCGAAATATGTAAATGATTCGCAAATTATTGACTGAAGCCTTATCAAATCAACGCAATTCTAATCAGCATTACACATACCTCTCTGTCTATAATACTTCTGTTAATTTGATaacaatttcaactttaaagtGCGAAAACTGTTGCCAATCTGTGcgatttgtaattgaatttgtaacgGAAGCAATCCCCGACACGAGCAATAAACATCAATTATTAATGGAAATACTTGAAGATACAAACttcatacatacaatacagacgattgtgtgtatgtttgtgtacaccctacatgcatacatacatccaTATATAGCTATAATTTATCAGTTTGCCATATGCAGTGTGTTATCAGGAGCTGCTCTGATTATATATTGCTGATAtgataaaatactaaatacccAGAACGAGGCAGCGTTTGCTTTCAATAGCCGTTAAATTGCTATTATTggcttatttttgtttgcacgatggtgatgatgatgattatgatggGTCGCTGCCTGTGCAATGATTTGTGGCCTTTAAATTAGCGTTTAATTCTTTTGTGCTACCTGCCACTTGTCATTGtctttgatttgtttaagCAAGCAAACAGAGGAAATTGTCTAACTACTGCCACCAATACAATTTGTCAATTTCTATAGATAACGAAAATatgtcgctgctgcttctgctgcttctgctgctgctcctatTAATAATAGTATCGAAaagaaatgtaattttatttgctttaaagtGTATCTCCTCAAAATGCCTGTCGTTCAGATTGTTCCCTTCACAAATTACTAATTAGCGTTGTTTCGGTTTGATTAAATTGTCAACAGTAAAAATACTCATCGCTCTTCTGATGAAATACACatcgctctctctcatttGCGTGATGGAATTAACCACATGATAAGACCTAATGGCCAACGCTTGCTTTCTTTATGGACAGTTTTAGCAAGTATTCCATTGTATTGCAACAAATCCAAATACCCGATTGCCCGTTCAGATAATGATCTATATAGGCTTGTGGATTTCGTAAAACTCTTTTCGCGACTGAAGTAGTCGCATTGTCCGTGAAGTGCCTTGATAAGATTTTCTCAATCCCCTGGACTTGGCATTGGACAAGTGAGCACTGTATGTATAAGTGCTCTGTATATGTACATGCgagtatatttgattttactgCATTTATAATCTTTGAGCTCATTGCCAATTCTCAGACGACACTCAATTATACAActcttttgatattttccaatttgctGAAATGTCTTTGCAattatcatatttttgttgggATTTTTTAACTCTGACAAGTTCAATTTACTGTAGAATTCTTTTGAACGAATATTAgataagaatttttatttattgttattttggtCTATTCGAAAACAACTTGACTAAGAAGAGAACTCACTTTGGCATATCTGTTGTGGTTTCCCACCAATTTGTGAGTAATCTACAAATGATTTGTCAATTAAGCGTCTTAgatatacaaaacaattaGGAGTTcttacatttttgaaaattattgataaggtatttcatttgtaaaagCTTAGAAAAAACCTTTAGATGAGACTTTTTGtcttatattaaaatatatttaatctcGCAccttgaaatcaaaaatataattatcatTACCCTAATATTAGGGTGTCTCGAATTCGATCAGACCCAACTAGGGCACTCATGCTTGCTTCCGAGAGCGGGTCAAATATTGAACGcagttattaaataattgttcctttgtttataataaataatggtTAGCACCGCGTATAATTGACAGTTCAACTGCCAAATTCTTCAATATCACGTATCCActatgttgttgctttgtttactcgtttcgtttcgtgtgtctcgttttgttgtgttttattgatttgcgtcTGATCAATATAAATGTGCTCATTGCACTTTATCGAGCTGCTTTCTTATATGGTGGGGTTAATACTTTCGATACAAAGTTaattgcttgcatttttgttaaaGGAAGTGAATAAACCGGTTTGCGTAATTCGCATCTTGCTGTTAATGCGTTCCCATTGACATTGAACTTGCTTTAATTTCCGAATTCGTTCGCATTGCATTTGAACAGCATCTGGAGCAATGTGGCCCTAAGATGAGGCGCAGCAAGCACGGGGAGTCAAGGACACGGCTTTATGGACTCGTCAACCTGACGTCACTGCTTCTGGCCTGGtcccagttgcagttgcaggtGCAGGCTCAGTCTTCAGCTCCATCAGTTACTGAGCAGGATCTCAATGATTGTAAGTCTATTTGGATCGCtctatcaaaatatttaacatcTTCTCtgtacctctctctctctgtctttagTGGTGAAACTGAATGTAGTTAGTGGACGTTATTCTCTCAGCTTTAGCATTGATGATGAGGACAAggataaatatactatagaaaACATAACGTGTAAAACAGGAAGCGAACCCACAGTTGTTGCTAAGGATAGAGTCTGGTAATATTTCAGATGCCTCAACTGTTAACCgatactaaatttatatgcaCATCCTGTGACAGTGAGGGTCTCGATCCCTGCTCCTCTTACACAAACGAAATAACACTGAAAGCGATTGATGTCGAAGAAGCCACTTCCTTTACTCAATCCTTATTAGTCTACACGGATTACTCGGGTAAGAAGATGTTTTAATATTCCCGTTCAGCTACTAATCAACTTTGATTTTTTGCAGACCCACAGACGAATTTACTTTCGGTTAATGCAACGGATACGGCTATTGAAGTTAGCTGGGAGACCTCCGATCGTGCCTGTGTTAAGGCTTTCGAAATCATTGCAGTTGCAACCGATAACACGCAGTCTACACAACGGCTAAGTGATGAGAGCTCCTACATATTTGACAAAATATGGCCGTGTCGCACATACAATGTCACCATTTACACTAAGAATAATGAGACTCTAACAGTCGATACTGATACTCAGTTGGTGGATACGGGTTATCTTGAGCCCGGAGATCTCACGTTGAGCATTAGTAATCGTTCCAATGGAGACACGCGCATCACTTGGTCCGAGCCAGACAACAAGAGCTGTATTGGTAACTACACCTTCGTATGGCGGCGCTTAGATTGCGTACCCGAAGAGGACACCACCTCGACAACCACTGAAACTACTACGACGGGAGCAACAGATGTTCCCGAGATAGAGGAATTTAGCGAACGATATAATACACGAAGTAAGTCTATTAAACCTTACCTCCCCACCAGATATGAACCTCTTCATTTCCCCCAATGACTTAGGTGTTTGCGAGTGGAACGATTTCTCCAATGACACTACACTGAAGGAGTATACACTGAGCGATCTGCACGGGTGCGAAAAATATTCCATCGAGGTCTACATCAATGCAGAGCGACATACTAGAGCAAAAGGCGACGAGACCTTTTCATCCGCCGAAAAACGTAAGTTCGTAGAAAAGTGATGCAGAAGTTCCGCGACTGACTATGTGCTTCCAGTGCCGAGTGCTGTGTCGAATCCCTATCAAATTGTCAATGCTACAGAGCTCCAATGGCTTTGGTATCCGCCCGCGGACAATCCCAAGTGTGCTGCCAATTACAGGGTAAATCTAACTGGACCGATTCGGCTAACGGAATATGAAAGTGACGAGCAGTTGACTAGTGACACATGGGTGTACTTTACGAAACTGCATCCTTGCGGCGTCTACAACGTCGAGATAGTGCCTATCTCATTAAACGGAAGTGCAGGAACTAAGTTCCAGGGACAAAGCACGTTGAGCGAGGATCGTAAGTGAAATTGTTAACTATCTGCCTTGGAATTCTTATCGCCACCGAATGTTTCCACAGAACCCTCGCAGATACTGGAGCCCACAAGTATACTGAAAAACTTCTCTATTGAGCTGAGCTGGAAGACACCCGAGTACGCGGATCTGTGCATTGACGGCTATCGCATCACCGGCTGGATGGACGATGATAAAGTAGTTGAGGCTTTAAGTGTCAGTACCCAGGATACTACGGTGCTGTTCGAAAAGGATTTGATTGCCTGTCAGGCATACACCATTCAGATAATACCATACACGCGGGAGAATCTCGATGGGGAGTTGCGTCAAATTGATGtcgagacagcagcagctgtcgtAAACTCCAAAAAGGTCTGCTCATTGCCTGCAAAATATCTCAGTTTTGTATATCATACaagcttatttattttacagatCAGCCTGCAGCTTGCAGGCAGCGGAGCCACATCGCACGGGATGGAGTTAAATGCCAACAATATGGACTACGATAACAATTGCCAAACATTCTTTGCGAACTTTAGCTGCATAACCAGGGAATCGGTGGTCTACACTTACGCCGAGAAGTATGTTGAGAGTCATCGCGAGGGCAGGGGATTCCAGACAGTCGTCGAACCTCTCTCACCGTACACATCGTACACATGCAGTGTGCAGCTCTACAATATTGCCGGTGCCTCAGATGCTGTTCTGGAAGCAAACACTAAAACTTCCATTTACTGTAAGACTAACATTTCCATCTTTTATAGTAACTCTGATCAATTGATTTTTCCATGCAGTTCCCGATCAGCCTGAGAACGTAACGCTACATGCTGCAACCAGTAACACCTTGTCTTTAACCTGGCACCCGCCCAAGTATCTGAATGGACAAATCAAGTATTACCAGACGTTCCTCATGCGCTACGAGGCTGATTATTTTGTACCCAACGTGTGCGAAGCTGTCATCGAAGCGTCCAAAACCGATAACAAAGGTGATTCTCAATCTTGTCATTGCTCTACTTTCGTTTTTAAGCATTGTATTCTACACTATAGGTGATGAGACTGCGACCGTCTTCAAGGATTTATCACCAGCGGTGAAATACATAATCCAGATAGCTGCGCAGAATGATTTCGGACTGGGTCAGTATACGGCGCCATTTCTTGTCGTGACTAAACCTGATGGTAAGCTAACCTCTCATAGTGTTTAACTAGGTCACTCACTTAACGAAAGGTTTCATTCATAGTTCCGGGACCAGTTACCGACGTGAATGTGACATTACAGGGTCCATCGCCGGACCCTGATGTCTATAGCGCAAATGTAACTATTTACTGGACCATTCCGTGTAAATCGAATGGGGACATCGAGTGGTTCGAATTGTCGTTTACAGGTACACCGGCAGGTGAAGAATCTATTACGTTTAAACGTCTTGTAGAGCCCGATACCAGCAACAAGGCTGGGCGCATGTCCTACACTGAAACAGACCTCCAGCCAGAGATCAATTACTCTGTCAACATTTCGGTTAAGACGCGAGGCGTCGACACAACCAGCACAGGCGCACAAAAGGAATGGACATCACCCTCGGGTTGTAAGTAATCTGGCTCGAATACATTTCCAGTTGCGTGGTATGTAACGCCTTCTTTCTAACTGTAGTGCCTTCTAAATTGGGTGAGGACTTGGTTAAAAATATGCGTGTTAATCCCTATGATACCAATCATCCCACCACTTCGGCTATTGTGACTCTGCCCGCCAATATTCTGGCTTCAGAATCGGGCAATATTATCTACATTGCTCTACTGctatcacaaaaaaattgcGCAGGCGAACCAGTGCTCAAATACGATGTGCTAGGCACTGACGATTGGCCATCGATTTTGTCGTGGGAGCAAGTTGGAGGCGATTGTATTTATCAGTATCAAACAACACCAGAGCGCTGGAATCCCAGGAGCGGACGAGACACCTCTGACGAGTCTATCACATTTACCATTGGCACCGACAAGTGTCCCGATGAGTCGAAGCGCTTCTGCAATGGTCCTCTTACTGCAAACACCGAATACAATATGGTTGTCCGACTGTTCACCAGTTCAGGCTACAACGACGCTGCCCTGCTAGAGTTCAAAACTGATGCGGCCATTAAGGTAACCCTCATTCTGGTCAGTGTCTGCAGTTGCCTGCTATTAGCATTTGTCCTTGGCTTGGTTCTCCTTTGGGTGCGTAAGCGCATTGCCTGGTAAGTGATAACGATGATATATATGGTAAATTTCTACATATACGAAGGTATATCTAAATATCCcttatatactttattattttccgAAGGCATCGCGACTCAGGTCAAGGCATAGAGGATCCCTTTGGTAATGTTATAGCGAAGAACTTTGCCATATTCTATGAGGAAGTTGCCAAACCAGAAAAACTGGCACGTGAGTTCAAGGAAATCACCGTGGTAGCCCTAGAGCTCAGCTATAGTGCTGCAGAGTTGGGTAGCAATAAGAATCGCTATGCAGACATATATCCCTGTGAGTTTATAGTTCAAGATAACACAAATAAGGTGACATTGAACTATTctgttaattgaatatttcagATGACAAGAATCGAGTAATATTGGACATAGATACCGAGGGTTCTGACTACATAAATGCGTCTTTTATCGACGTACGTATGGAAAAGGAAATAAACCAATGAGGCTTCAAgatctcattctctctctatctctctttctctatatCTCTTTTTTAGGGTCACACTACCAAAAAGGAGTATATCGCAACTCAGGGACCTAAGCTAGAGAGTATAATGGATTTCTGGAGGATGGTACTTCAGCATAATGTACGCATTATTGTTCAGGTCACACAATTCCGGGAGGGCAATACAGTAAGGATTGGTTTATTAATTATCAGAATGTAAATCTTGCTTAACTAATCGAAATCTATTTAAGGTCAAATGCAACGAGTATTTCCCATATAAAATGCGCGGTCTGAGCGTCACCATAAAATCCAAAGAGCATTTTGATATCTATGATCGTACCGAGCTTTGTGTGGTTCACGATAAATACGGTCTAAAGGAGAAAGTGGTGCATTTATACTTCAAGAAATGGCCCGATCACGGCTGTCCCGACGATCCCATGCATCTAATCACATTCGTAAAGAAAGTGAAGGCCGAAAAGCGTCCCAACTACTCACCCATTGTGGTCCATTGTAGCGCTGGAGTCGGGCGCACAGGAACATTCATTGGTCTGGATTTGATAATGCAACGCCTGAAGAGCGAATCGAAAATCAACATATTCGAAACTGTGAAGAAACTGCGTTTTCAGGTATGTATTTGCCAATTGGAATGTTTGTGAATAGTGATTAGAATCACAATTTTATCTTTTTGTAGCGCATGAAAATGGTGCAAACGCAACAGCAGTATACCTTCCTCTATGCCTGCACTTACGAACTGGTCAAGCACAAGATTCCTCGGGCAGCCCTTAAGCTTGAGGGACGCACCAAGCCAAATACACCGCCGCCATCAAATACCAAAAAGGTCAGTTTTCCACTAGCGGATGCAGCTGCCGTTCACGATGTGCCAGATCCAGAGTTGGGTAACGGCGAAAATGGAACTACTACATTGTCGTTACGAATTAACGGTCTGCGTAAGCAAAAGGATTTGGGTTCGTTATACGAGCAGCCCGAGCGTAACAGTTACGGTCGACACGGAAATGAGAGTGAGGAGGTCGCCATTTGATTATAATGAGCATTTTATGACATGATATACTaagtgtttttgtgtgtgtatttattgtattatatgtgtacatatgtttacTATTTAGCAACAATAATAGGCAAATGCATTGTACTGtgacaataaacaaatatattatataattttatgggTGCTGGGAATGCAATTGTTATTGACGTCTTTGATTAATACTACGTTTTCTGTTAGACTCAAGTTTTcactatttaaaatacaatttttctgTTGACCGTAAAATTATTGGTTTTTGCAGCCCTGGCTATTCTATTTCACCACACTTCCTTGACTACATTGCAATGCATTGTGGTTTAAGAGATCGGTAATTTTATTAGCAATTTCTCTGTTTGGGATTTGTATTGAATTCAataaactttgttgttgtaaacTAATGtgttaatcaaatataataaattggtaaacaaataaatgtatttttactGGCAACCGTGATTTCGATCTTACGGTGTGACCATTTTATGCATACGGCACTTGTACACTTCGGTATGCAAAATACCAGAGTTTCACGAAATGAGtagttttggtatttttgaaattcatCTTGCGGTCACATGTCAAACTTATAGTAAACATTCAATTTTCGACTTGATTTTTAAGAAAACAGTAAAAGAATGTCGGAGCGCAAAGTATTAAATGTGAGTAGAAATATTACGTTAAGTTCGCAAATTGCAACACTAATTATGTTTGATTTGTAGAAATACTATCCACCGGACTTCGATCCATCGAAGATTCCGCGTATGAAGTTGGCCAAAAATCGCCAGTACACTGTGAGATTAATGGCTCCATTTAACATGAGGTGCAAAACATGCGGCGAATACATTTACAAGGGCAAAAAGTTCAATGCACGTAAGGAGGATGTGGAAAACGAAACATACTTGGGTATTCGCATTTAtagattttatataaaatgtaccCGATGCCTGCAGGAGATCTCTTTCAAAACAGACCCGCAGAATACAGACTATGAGATTGAAGCGGGAGCAACACGTAACTTTATGGCTCTTAAGCTGGCAGAGGAACAAGCTCGTCGTGAGGAGAGGGAAGCTCGCGAAGAGGAGGCAAACAATCCAATGAAATTGCTTGAGAATCGTACGCAACAGTCtcgcaatgaaattgaaatgctaGAAAGTCTCGAGGAGCTCCGTGACCTCAATAGGCGTCAGCAAACTGTTGACTACAGCACCATGTTGGAACAATATAATCCAGCGGAAACAGAACGTGAACGTTTAGATCGCGAGGAACGTGAAGACGAAGCCTTTGTTAAGTAAGTTTGAACACATGTTAAACTGTGGCCATTATTAATTATACCTTATTTTCTTTGAAGATCTGTCAACTTTAAGAGTAAAACAGAGGGTAGCACTCGTATTGTTACGGAGGAAATAATTGAGGAAGTCAAGGAAGAGGACATAAACCCACCAGCAGCTAAAGTCGCTAAACTAACATCTCTGTCAGCAGGCAACAGTAATTCTTCTACAGCACCCCCGATTGTGAAACGCAAAACACCTTTGGTGCTAGTAAGGCCC encodes the following:
- the LOC133845484 gene encoding phosphatidylinositol phosphatase PTPRQ isoform X2 — encoded protein: MRRSKHGESRTRLYGLVNLTSLLLAWSQLQLQVQAQSSAPSVTEQDLNDLVKLNVVSGRYSLSFSIDDEDKDKYTIENITCKTGSEPTVVAKDRVCEGLDPCSSYTNEITLKAIDVEEATSFTQSLLVYTDYSDPQTNLLSVNATDTAIEVSWETSDRACVKAFEIIAVATDNTQSTQRLSDESSYIFDKIWPCRTYNVTIYTKNNETLTVDTDTQLVDTGYLEPGDLTLSISNRSNGDTRITWSEPDNKSCIGNYTFVWRRLDCVPEEDTTSTTTETTTTGATDVPEIEEFSERYNTRSVCEWNDFSNDTTLKEYTLSDLHGCEKYSIEVYINAERHTRAKGDETFSSAEKLPSAVSNPYQIVNATELQWLWYPPADNPKCAANYRVNLTGPIRLTEYESDEQLTSDTWVYFTKLHPCGVYNVEIVPISLNGSAGTKFQGQSTLSEDQPSQILEPTSILKNFSIELSWKTPEYADLCIDGYRITGWMDDDKVVEALSVSTQDTTVLFEKDLIACQAYTIQIIPYTRENLDGELRQIDVETAAAVVNSKKISLQLAGSGATSHGMELNANNMDYDNNCQTFFANFSCITRESVVYTYAEKYVESHREGRGFQTVVEPLSPYTSYTCSVQLYNIAGASDAVLEANTKTSIYFPDQPENVTLHAATSNTLSLTWHPPKYLNGQIKYYQTFLMRYEADYFVPNVCEAVIEASKTDNKGDETATVFKDLSPAVKYIIQIAAQNDFGLGQYTAPFLVVTKPDVPGPVTDVNVTLQGPSPDPDVYSANVTIYWTIPCKSNGDIEWFELSFTGTPAGEESITFKRLVEPDTSNKAGRMSYTETDLQPEINYSVNISVKTRGVDTTSTGAQKEWTSPSGLPSKLGEDLVKNMRVNPYDTNHPTTSAIVTLPANILASESGNIIYIALLLSQKNCAGEPVLKYDVLGTDDWPSILSWEQVGGDCIYQYQTTPERWNPRSGRDTSDESITFTIGTDKCPDESKRFCNGPLTANTEYNMVVRLFTSSGYNDAALLEFKTDAAIKVTLILVSVCSCLLLAFVLGLVLLWVRKRIAWHRDSGQGIEDPFGNVIAKNFAIFYEEVAKPEKLAREFKEITVVALELSYSAAELGSNKNRYADIYPYDKNRVILDIDTEGSDYINASFIDGHTTKKEYIATQGPKLESIMDFWRMVLQHNVRIIVQVTQFREGNTVKCNEYFPYKMRGLSVTIKSKEHFDIYDRTELCVVHDKYGLKEKVVHLYFKKWPDHGCPDDPMHLITFVKKVKAEKRPNYSPIVVHCSAGVGRTGTFIGLDLIMQRLKSESKINIFETVKKLRFQRMKMVQTQQQYTFLYACTYELVKHKIPRAALKLEGRTKPNTPPPSNTKKVSFPLADAAAVHDVPDPELGNGENGTTTLSLRINGLRKQKDLGSLYEQPERNSYGRHGNESEEVAI
- the LOC133845484 gene encoding phosphatidylinositol phosphatase PTPRQ isoform X1, which produces MIKLPKYHLEQCGPKMRRSKHGESRTRLYGLVNLTSLLLAWSQLQLQVQAQSSAPSVTEQDLNDLVKLNVVSGRYSLSFSIDDEDKDKYTIENITCKTGSEPTVVAKDRVCEGLDPCSSYTNEITLKAIDVEEATSFTQSLLVYTDYSDPQTNLLSVNATDTAIEVSWETSDRACVKAFEIIAVATDNTQSTQRLSDESSYIFDKIWPCRTYNVTIYTKNNETLTVDTDTQLVDTGYLEPGDLTLSISNRSNGDTRITWSEPDNKSCIGNYTFVWRRLDCVPEEDTTSTTTETTTTGATDVPEIEEFSERYNTRSVCEWNDFSNDTTLKEYTLSDLHGCEKYSIEVYINAERHTRAKGDETFSSAEKLPSAVSNPYQIVNATELQWLWYPPADNPKCAANYRVNLTGPIRLTEYESDEQLTSDTWVYFTKLHPCGVYNVEIVPISLNGSAGTKFQGQSTLSEDQPSQILEPTSILKNFSIELSWKTPEYADLCIDGYRITGWMDDDKVVEALSVSTQDTTVLFEKDLIACQAYTIQIIPYTRENLDGELRQIDVETAAAVVNSKKISLQLAGSGATSHGMELNANNMDYDNNCQTFFANFSCITRESVVYTYAEKYVESHREGRGFQTVVEPLSPYTSYTCSVQLYNIAGASDAVLEANTKTSIYFPDQPENVTLHAATSNTLSLTWHPPKYLNGQIKYYQTFLMRYEADYFVPNVCEAVIEASKTDNKGDETATVFKDLSPAVKYIIQIAAQNDFGLGQYTAPFLVVTKPDVPGPVTDVNVTLQGPSPDPDVYSANVTIYWTIPCKSNGDIEWFELSFTGTPAGEESITFKRLVEPDTSNKAGRMSYTETDLQPEINYSVNISVKTRGVDTTSTGAQKEWTSPSGLPSKLGEDLVKNMRVNPYDTNHPTTSAIVTLPANILASESGNIIYIALLLSQKNCAGEPVLKYDVLGTDDWPSILSWEQVGGDCIYQYQTTPERWNPRSGRDTSDESITFTIGTDKCPDESKRFCNGPLTANTEYNMVVRLFTSSGYNDAALLEFKTDAAIKVTLILVSVCSCLLLAFVLGLVLLWVRKRIAWHRDSGQGIEDPFGNVIAKNFAIFYEEVAKPEKLAREFKEITVVALELSYSAAELGSNKNRYADIYPYDKNRVILDIDTEGSDYINASFIDGHTTKKEYIATQGPKLESIMDFWRMVLQHNVRIIVQVTQFREGNTVKCNEYFPYKMRGLSVTIKSKEHFDIYDRTELCVVHDKYGLKEKVVHLYFKKWPDHGCPDDPMHLITFVKKVKAEKRPNYSPIVVHCSAGVGRTGTFIGLDLIMQRLKSESKINIFETVKKLRFQRMKMVQTQQQYTFLYACTYELVKHKIPRAALKLEGRTKPNTPPPSNTKKVSFPLADAAAVHDVPDPELGNGENGTTTLSLRINGLRKQKDLGSLYEQPERNSYGRHGNESEEVAI
- the LOC133845487 gene encoding splicing factor YJU2 — encoded protein: MSERKVLNKYYPPDFDPSKIPRMKLAKNRQYTVRLMAPFNMRCKTCGEYIYKGKKFNARKEDVENETYLGIRIYRFYIKCTRCLQEISFKTDPQNTDYEIEAGATRNFMALKLAEEQARREEREAREEEANNPMKLLENRTQQSRNEIEMLESLEELRDLNRRQQTVDYSTMLEQYNPAETERERLDREEREDEAFVKSVNFKSKTEGSTRIVTEEIIEEVKEEDINPPAAKVAKLTSLSAGNSNSSTAPPIVKRKTPLVLVRPKAAPAPSSSASTSSVAAATPTLGATSKPAGLSLLAAYSDSSEDSN